The following coding sequences are from one Mycolicibacterium aichiense window:
- a CDS encoding sugar phosphate isomerase/epimerase family protein yields the protein MSTILVGSAPDSWGVWFPDDPRQTPYTRFLDEVAAAGYQWIELGPFGYLPTDPQQLADELAARNLKLSAGTVFEHLHQDNSWSAVWKQIEDVAKLTAAVGGKHVVVIPEMWRDPSSGAVLEDRTLTGEQWHKKTQGMNELGKAMFEQYGVHAQYHPHADSHVDTEENVYRFLDGTDAEFVNLCLDTGHISYCGGDNIAIIRRAPERIGYLHLKQVDPEVRAKVEAEDLPFGEAVTLGAMTEPPRGIPDMPPLLAEIEKLGIDVFAIVEQDMFPCELDAPLPIATRTRTYLGSCGIPSVRF from the coding sequence GTGAGCACCATTCTCGTCGGCTCGGCACCGGACTCGTGGGGTGTGTGGTTTCCCGACGATCCGCGGCAGACCCCGTACACCCGCTTCCTCGACGAGGTCGCCGCAGCGGGTTATCAGTGGATCGAGCTGGGCCCGTTCGGCTACCTGCCGACCGATCCCCAGCAGCTCGCCGATGAGCTGGCGGCCCGCAACCTCAAGCTGTCCGCCGGCACGGTTTTCGAGCACCTGCACCAGGACAATTCCTGGTCCGCGGTGTGGAAGCAGATCGAGGATGTCGCGAAACTGACTGCCGCCGTTGGCGGTAAGCATGTCGTGGTCATCCCGGAGATGTGGCGCGACCCGTCCTCGGGTGCGGTGCTCGAAGACCGCACGCTGACTGGCGAGCAGTGGCACAAGAAGACCCAGGGCATGAACGAACTGGGCAAGGCGATGTTCGAGCAGTACGGGGTCCACGCGCAGTACCACCCCCATGCCGACAGTCACGTCGACACCGAAGAGAATGTCTACCGCTTTCTTGACGGCACCGACGCCGAATTCGTGAACCTGTGCCTGGACACCGGCCACATCTCCTATTGCGGCGGCGACAACATCGCGATCATCCGCCGCGCACCCGAGCGCATCGGCTACCTGCACCTCAAACAGGTCGACCCCGAGGTGCGCGCCAAGGTCGAGGCCGAGGACCTGCCGTTCGGCGAGGCCGTCACGCTCGGCGCGATGACCGAGCCGCCCCGCGGAATCCCCGACATGCCACCGCTTCTCGCCGAGATCGAGAAGCTGGGCATCGACGTGTTCGCGATCGTCGAGCAGGACATGTTCCCGTGCGAGCTCGATGCTCCGCTGCCCATCGCCACGCGCACCCGCACCTATCTCGGGTCCTGCGGCATCCCGTCCGTCCGGTTCTAG
- the iolD gene encoding 3D-(3,5/4)-trihydroxycyclohexane-1,2-dione acylhydrolase (decyclizing) codes for MVSTAPKSTEKLADSESTVRLTVAQATIRFLANQYAERDGVRRKFFAGCLGIFGHGNVAGLGQALLQDEVESLAAGRSPGLTYVLGRNEQAMVHTAVAYARQKDRLEAWAVTASVGPGSTNMLTGAALATINRLPVLLLPADTFATRVSSPVLQELELPSSGDVTVNDAFKPLSRYFDRVWRPEQLPAALLGAMRVLTDPVETGAATVSIPQDVQAQAHDWPESLFAERTWHIARPLPERSVIARAAEIIAAAAKPLVIAGGGVHYSEAEDALAAFCEQTGIPVAESQAGKGSLRFDHPQSVGAVGSTGTTAANALAAEADVIIGIGTRYSDFTSASRTAFNNPDVRFVNINVASLDSVKQGGVSVVSDAREALEALGSALKGYAVSSEYRSRATELAAEWEDIVSSVYACDDGAPLNQNQVIGLVNTLSDPRDVVVCAAGSMPGDLHKLWRTRDRRGYHVEYGYSCMGYEIAGGIGVRMADDDRDVFIMVGDGSYLMMATELVTAVQEGIKVIPVLVQNHGFASIGGLSESLGSQRFGTAYRYRGAGGRLDGDTLPVDLAANAASLGADVIKVGTAAEFTDAVKVAKGSERTTVIHVETDPLIYAPDSHSWWDVPVSEVSSLESTQTAYQRYADWKKVQRALVKPSDR; via the coding sequence GTGGTATCCACCGCGCCGAAGTCGACCGAGAAGCTGGCCGACTCCGAGAGCACCGTGCGACTTACCGTGGCCCAGGCCACCATTCGGTTCCTCGCCAACCAGTACGCCGAGCGTGACGGGGTACGCCGGAAGTTCTTCGCCGGATGCCTGGGCATCTTCGGACATGGCAACGTGGCGGGACTGGGCCAGGCACTCCTGCAGGACGAAGTCGAATCTCTCGCGGCCGGCCGCAGTCCGGGTCTCACCTACGTGCTGGGCCGCAACGAACAGGCCATGGTCCACACTGCCGTCGCGTATGCGCGGCAGAAGGACCGCCTCGAAGCCTGGGCCGTCACCGCAAGCGTCGGACCCGGATCCACCAACATGCTGACCGGTGCCGCGTTGGCGACCATCAACCGGCTGCCGGTACTGCTGCTGCCTGCCGATACCTTCGCCACCCGGGTCAGTTCGCCTGTGCTGCAGGAGCTCGAGCTGCCGTCCTCCGGCGACGTCACGGTCAACGATGCGTTCAAGCCACTGTCGCGCTACTTCGATCGGGTGTGGCGACCTGAGCAGCTGCCCGCCGCACTGCTGGGCGCCATGCGCGTGCTGACCGATCCGGTAGAGACCGGCGCGGCCACCGTGTCGATCCCCCAGGACGTCCAGGCGCAAGCCCACGACTGGCCGGAATCGCTGTTTGCCGAACGCACGTGGCACATCGCCCGTCCGCTGCCGGAGCGCTCGGTGATTGCGCGGGCTGCGGAGATCATCGCCGCTGCGGCCAAGCCGCTGGTCATCGCCGGGGGCGGTGTGCACTACTCCGAAGCCGAAGACGCTCTGGCCGCGTTCTGCGAGCAGACCGGCATCCCGGTCGCCGAGAGTCAGGCAGGCAAGGGTTCGCTGCGCTTCGATCATCCGCAATCGGTCGGGGCCGTCGGCTCGACCGGAACCACCGCGGCGAACGCGCTGGCCGCGGAGGCCGACGTGATCATCGGGATCGGGACCCGCTACAGCGATTTCACCTCGGCATCGCGGACCGCGTTCAACAACCCCGATGTCCGGTTCGTCAATATCAATGTCGCCTCGCTGGATTCGGTGAAACAGGGTGGCGTCAGTGTGGTGTCGGATGCACGGGAAGCCCTCGAAGCGCTGGGCTCCGCACTCAAGGGCTACGCCGTCAGTTCCGAATACCGCTCCCGGGCAACCGAACTGGCCGCCGAGTGGGAAGACATTGTGTCGTCGGTGTACGCCTGCGACGACGGTGCGCCGCTCAACCAGAACCAGGTCATCGGCTTGGTCAATACACTGTCAGATCCCCGTGACGTGGTGGTGTGCGCGGCCGGGTCGATGCCCGGAGATCTGCACAAGCTCTGGCGCACCCGCGACCGCAGGGGCTATCACGTCGAATACGGCTACTCGTGCATGGGTTACGAGATCGCCGGCGGTATCGGCGTACGGATGGCCGACGACGACCGCGACGTGTTCATCATGGTCGGCGACGGCTCCTACCTGATGATGGCCACCGAGCTGGTGACGGCTGTCCAGGAGGGCATCAAGGTCATCCCGGTTCTGGTACAGAACCACGGATTCGCTTCTATCGGCGGGCTTTCGGAATCACTGGGTTCCCAGCGATTCGGGACGGCCTATCGATACCGTGGCGCCGGCGGCCGGCTCGACGGCGACACACTGCCGGTCGATCTGGCCGCCAATGCCGCCAGTCTGGGCGCCGATGTCATCAAGGTGGGCACCGCCGCGGAGTTCACCGATGCGGTCAAAGTCGCAAAGGGCAGCGAGCGCACCACCGTCATTCATGTGGAGACCGACCCGTTGATCTACGCACCCGACAGTCACAGCTGGTGGGACGTACCGGTCAGCGAGGTCTCCAGCCTGGAATCCACCCAGACGGCCTACCAACGGTATGCCGACTGGAAGAAAGTTCAACGCGCCCTTGTCAAACCGTCCGATCGCTGA